A region of Sporosarcina sp. FSL W7-1349 DNA encodes the following proteins:
- a CDS encoding response regulator transcription factor produces MISVLVADDHAIVRSGIKLMIESQPDMKVVGEAEDGEEAVHKALELVPDIVIMDLKMPKKSGMVAIKQITEANDQIKIIVLTMHDDKEYIFRTLQAGATSYLLKSHHENDLIEAIRTVSIGEAYLYPNATKLLLEDYIQKSSSTHDDNLMKLSGREQEVLSYLAKGYTNREAAEQLFVSIKTIESHRSKIMEKLNLKTRPALVEYAAKNGFLDFS; encoded by the coding sequence ATGATATCGGTCCTAGTTGCAGATGATCATGCAATCGTCCGGTCTGGAATCAAACTAATGATTGAGAGCCAGCCCGATATGAAGGTCGTTGGGGAAGCGGAAGATGGAGAAGAGGCGGTCCATAAAGCATTGGAATTAGTGCCTGATATCGTCATTATGGATTTGAAGATGCCGAAAAAGAGCGGTATGGTGGCCATCAAGCAGATTACCGAAGCAAATGATCAGATTAAAATCATCGTTTTGACGATGCACGACGATAAAGAATATATCTTCCGTACATTGCAGGCGGGGGCGACAAGTTATTTATTGAAAAGTCATCATGAAAATGACTTGATTGAAGCGATCCGAACGGTCAGCATCGGCGAGGCTTATTTATATCCGAACGCGACGAAGCTTCTTTTGGAAGATTATATTCAGAAATCGAGTTCGACCCATGATGATAATTTGATGAAACTGTCCGGACGTGAACAAGAGGTCCTGTCCTATCTCGCCAAAGGGTATACGAACCGGGAAGCCGCTGAGCAGCTGTTCGTTTCGATTAAAACCATTGAATCACATCGATCGAAAATCATGGAAAAGTTGAATTTGAAAACTCGTCCCGCTCTTGTGGAATATGCGGCGAAAAATGGGTTTCTGGATTTCTCATGA
- a CDS encoding sensor histidine kinase, giving the protein MSSVNFENPVRLRKHELRYLYIAILGILLMGAVRAFFNYEMISIPGPQFLLIHTVLESFSIFVSFCIFIQAMITHSRDSRNVNLFIGMVFFAVGTYDLLHTLFYKGMPFYEDEFSGNRATWLWIFARLSESIGMAVAVILPYKVMGLKRSRALSLSILWVSFISASLFFRQDLLPTLLDDEYGITSMKVSLEYIICTFMLVTLIALMAEYRKTRKLHTLQLALAIFIIMTGELYFTLYDKVYDIENLIGHIYKFVGYLYLFRAVFYPQIQYILTSKEEAESKWREAEHMLFEAEKNLSKLVLQAHEEERKRVSRELHDGIGQSLYSILMTLNLAENEIPGAAKPPSLQKAKKMTADAMVEVKEIAHSLRPSSLDDLGFLPALKMYIDHFEKVHDIEVRLTTSGDKQRLEPEIETALYRICQEALTNSAKYASPQTVEIILENNPGDIRLTIQDDGIGFSVESYLKGNQRKGIGLFSMKERAETYGGTIDIQSMLNEGTTTIVSIPK; this is encoded by the coding sequence ATGAGCAGTGTCAACTTTGAAAATCCGGTCCGTTTACGAAAACACGAGCTTCGCTATTTATACATAGCAATTCTGGGCATCCTGCTCATGGGAGCCGTTCGCGCGTTTTTTAACTATGAAATGATCAGCATTCCCGGCCCTCAGTTTTTATTGATTCATACGGTGTTGGAATCATTCAGTATTTTCGTGTCGTTTTGCATATTCATTCAAGCGATGATTACTCATTCAAGGGATTCGCGAAATGTGAACCTCTTTATCGGAATGGTCTTTTTCGCGGTCGGTACATATGATTTGCTCCATACGCTATTTTACAAGGGAATGCCATTTTATGAAGATGAATTTTCGGGTAATCGGGCGACGTGGCTATGGATTTTCGCGAGGTTGTCTGAAAGTATCGGCATGGCGGTTGCCGTGATCTTGCCGTATAAAGTGATGGGATTGAAAAGATCACGGGCCCTTTCCCTATCCATTTTATGGGTCAGTTTCATCAGTGCGTCCCTATTTTTTCGGCAAGATCTGTTGCCGACCTTGCTGGATGATGAATATGGGATTACGAGCATGAAAGTGAGTTTGGAATACATTATTTGTACATTTATGCTCGTGACACTGATCGCCTTAATGGCAGAGTACAGAAAAACTCGGAAACTGCATACTCTCCAATTGGCTTTGGCGATCTTTATCATCATGACAGGTGAATTGTACTTTACCCTTTACGATAAAGTGTATGATATTGAAAATCTAATCGGTCATATTTATAAATTCGTTGGATATTTGTATTTATTCCGTGCGGTGTTTTATCCGCAAATCCAATATATTTTGACGAGCAAAGAAGAAGCAGAATCTAAATGGAGGGAGGCCGAGCATATGCTGTTTGAAGCTGAAAAGAACTTGTCGAAACTCGTTTTACAAGCACATGAGGAAGAAAGGAAACGGGTGTCGAGAGAGCTGCATGACGGAATCGGCCAATCGCTATATAGTATTTTAATGACATTGAATTTGGCGGAGAATGAAATCCCGGGAGCAGCGAAACCTCCGAGCTTGCAAAAAGCAAAAAAGATGACTGCAGATGCTATGGTAGAAGTGAAAGAGATTGCCCATTCTTTGCGGCCGAGTTCACTCGACGATCTCGGGTTTTTACCTGCATTGAAAATGTACATCGATCATTTTGAAAAAGTGCATGATATCGAAGTAAGGCTTACGACATCAGGCGATAAGCAACGGCTGGAACCTGAAATTGAAACAGCTCTCTATCGGATTTGCCAAGAGGCTTTGACGAATAGCGCCAAATATGCAAGCCCTCAAACAGTTGAAATCATCTTGGAAAACAATCCGGGAGACATCCGGCTCACGATCCAGGACGACGGCATCGGATTTTCAGTTGAGAGCTATTTGAAGGGGAATCAGCGGAAAGGAATCGGGCTGTTCAGTATGAAAGAGCGCGCCGAAACATATGGCGGCACAATAGACATACAATCCATGTTGAATGAAGGGACAACCACCATCGTCTCCATTCCGAAATAA
- a CDS encoding TRM11 family SAM-dependent methyltransferase gives MNNRQFIYTYSRHRDEHDLCRLEMRAFFGLDVASNILISPMEIDPSRSPFMKERLDVQWEADTLEELYRQIESVDCGDRTFKVLCLNSTDLGDTKKIGHADRRKIERDAGLQIPGEPDLNEPQITYGIVQQDNRWYFGEHKLSEAVWYQHQQKPHMYSTALGTRLARAVVNIAVPFPEGIRAIDPCCGIGTVLVEALSMDIEMKGRDINPLVVWGSRKNIKHFGLEGDVAIGPIAAVADEYDVAIIDMPYNLFTHITDEGQLDILKQARRFTKKLVVVTIDTIDHMIHEAGFSIMDRCVAKKGTFSRQILVCE, from the coding sequence TTGAACAACAGACAGTTTATTTATACGTATAGCCGGCATCGGGATGAGCATGATCTGTGCCGGCTGGAAATGCGGGCATTTTTCGGATTAGATGTGGCGTCCAATATTTTGATCAGCCCTATGGAAATCGATCCGAGCCGAAGCCCTTTCATGAAGGAACGGCTGGATGTGCAATGGGAAGCTGACACGTTGGAGGAACTGTATCGCCAAATCGAATCTGTCGATTGCGGTGATCGGACTTTCAAAGTGCTCTGTTTGAATTCAACCGACCTCGGGGATACGAAAAAGATCGGCCACGCAGATCGGCGGAAAATCGAACGGGATGCCGGCTTGCAGATTCCAGGCGAACCGGATTTGAATGAACCGCAAATAACGTATGGGATCGTGCAGCAGGACAACCGATGGTATTTCGGGGAGCACAAGCTAAGTGAAGCGGTGTGGTACCAGCACCAGCAAAAGCCGCATATGTATTCCACGGCACTCGGCACCCGGCTGGCACGGGCCGTAGTGAATATTGCAGTCCCCTTCCCGGAAGGCATCCGGGCGATCGATCCGTGCTGCGGCATCGGGACCGTGCTCGTCGAAGCGCTCTCGATGGACATTGAGATGAAAGGCCGAGACATCAATCCGCTCGTCGTCTGGGGATCAAGGAAGAACATCAAGCATTTCGGACTGGAAGGCGACGTGGCCATTGGACCGATTGCCGCGGTTGCGGACGAATATGACGTTGCCATCATCGACATGCCGTATAACCTATTCACCCATATTACGGACGAAGGCCAGCTCGACATTTTGAAGCAGGCGCGGCGCTTCACGAAGAAATTGGTCGTCGTAACTATCGATACGATCGATCACATGATCCACGAGGCCGGTTTTTCCATCATGGACCGATGTGTCGCGAAGAAAGGGACCTTTTCCAGACAAATTCTCGTTTGTGAATGA
- the argH gene encoding argininosuccinate lyase, whose translation MKLWGGRFTSRADEIMEQFNTSLPVDHRLYKEDITGSLAHVTMLVHCELLTQEEGELLINGLQSILQDIESGELKIEGNYEDIHSFVEMQLTERIGETGKKLHTARSRNDQVAVDMRLYAKNTAAEVMDSLQMLIDSLHEKGAANNVIMPGYTHLQRAQVVTFGHHLGAYAQMFARDKKRIACAIEILDENPLGCGALAGTTHHIDRTVTTSQLGFAKPVDNFLDGVSDRDYLLELMSDFSIIMMHLSRLSEELILWSSQEFKFITMSDAYSTGSSIMPQKKNPDAAELIRGKTGRVYGSLFSLLTTLKGLPLTYNKDMQEDKEQFFDALDTVMDCMEIMSRMIDTLEVNADQMKAAIKAGFLNATEVADYLVSKGTAFRDAHEIVGKLIIYCEEQKKAIEDLTIEELAKFSGQITNDIYEYIDYENIITKGNKQLMKQVKK comes from the coding sequence ATGAAGCTTTGGGGTGGACGCTTTACGAGCCGTGCGGATGAAATCATGGAACAGTTTAATACATCATTGCCAGTCGACCATCGTTTATATAAAGAAGATATCACGGGCAGTTTAGCGCATGTGACGATGCTCGTCCATTGTGAATTACTGACACAGGAAGAAGGAGAACTTCTCATCAATGGCCTGCAATCGATCCTCCAAGATATCGAATCAGGGGAATTAAAAATCGAGGGAAATTATGAAGATATCCATTCTTTCGTAGAAATGCAGTTGACGGAGCGCATCGGGGAGACGGGGAAAAAACTGCATACGGCGCGCAGCCGGAATGACCAAGTGGCCGTCGATATGCGCTTGTATGCAAAAAATACGGCGGCAGAAGTGATGGACAGCCTGCAAATGCTCATCGATTCATTGCATGAAAAAGGGGCTGCCAATAATGTCATCATGCCGGGATATACCCATTTGCAACGAGCACAAGTTGTGACGTTCGGCCACCATCTCGGCGCCTATGCCCAAATGTTTGCACGGGATAAAAAGCGGATTGCTTGCGCCATTGAAATTTTGGATGAAAATCCGCTCGGCTGCGGCGCATTGGCGGGGACGACGCATCATATCGACCGCACGGTGACGACATCGCAGCTCGGCTTTGCAAAACCGGTTGACAATTTTCTGGATGGCGTCAGCGACCGCGATTACTTGCTGGAGCTGATGTCCGATTTCTCCATCATTATGATGCACTTGAGCCGTCTGAGCGAAGAACTCATCCTCTGGAGCAGCCAGGAGTTCAAATTCATCACGATGTCCGATGCGTATTCAACGGGAAGTAGCATCATGCCGCAGAAGAAAAACCCGGATGCCGCCGAGTTGATCCGCGGAAAGACAGGGCGCGTGTACGGGTCGCTCTTTTCATTGTTGACGACGCTGAAAGGGCTGCCGTTGACGTACAATAAGGATATGCAGGAAGACAAGGAGCAGTTTTTCGATGCGCTTGATACGGTCATGGACTGCATGGAAATCATGTCAAGAATGATTGATACGCTGGAAGTGAACGCGGATCAGATGAAAGCGGCCATCAAGGCAGGCTTCCTAAACGCAACAGAAGTGGCGGATTATTTAGTAAGCAAAGGGACCGCATTCCGGGATGCGCATGAGATTGTCGGGAAGCTGATCATCTATTGCGAGGAACAGAAGAAGGCGATCGAGGATTTGACGATCGAGGAATTAGCGAAGTTCAGCGGCCAGATCACCAATGATATTTACGAATATATCGATTACGAAAACATTATCACCAAAGGGAATAAGCAATTGATGAAACAAGTGAAGAAATGA
- a CDS encoding SDR family oxidoreductase — translation MMMDILNLKGKNIVVMGVANERSLAWGVAKSLFSVGANVIFTYRKERSLAKMEKALEAGNYEARMVVQCDVNDDTSMHEAFTKIGEEVGVIHGVVHSVAFAHAEDLRNDFVETTRSGYAFAQDTSSYSLIAAAKEARPYMKEGGSIVTMSYLGAERVLDGYNVMGVAKAALEASVRYLANDLGKDDIRVNAISAGAVRTLSAKGVPSFNTILSQIEEKAPLKRNVTQEEVAEMTIAMLSKLSSGVTGETIYVDAGYHIMG, via the coding sequence ATGATGATGGATATACTTAATTTAAAAGGAAAAAATATTGTAGTAATGGGTGTGGCGAATGAGCGGAGCCTGGCTTGGGGAGTAGCGAAATCGCTGTTTTCCGTTGGTGCGAATGTCATCTTCACGTATCGGAAAGAACGCTCGCTTGCGAAAATGGAGAAAGCATTGGAAGCAGGCAACTATGAAGCGCGCATGGTCGTCCAATGCGACGTCAATGACGATACCAGCATGCATGAAGCATTCACGAAAATCGGCGAGGAAGTCGGCGTCATTCACGGCGTTGTCCACTCCGTAGCATTTGCCCATGCCGAAGACCTCCGTAATGATTTCGTCGAAACAACGAGAAGCGGGTATGCGTTCGCACAAGATACAAGTTCGTACTCCCTCATCGCTGCAGCGAAAGAAGCGCGTCCATATATGAAGGAAGGCGGATCCATCGTGACGATGAGTTATCTCGGAGCCGAGCGAGTACTCGACGGCTATAATGTCATGGGCGTCGCGAAAGCGGCATTGGAAGCATCCGTCCGCTATTTGGCCAACGACCTCGGGAAAGACGATATCCGTGTCAACGCGATTTCCGCTGGCGCCGTCCGGACACTTTCCGCAAAAGGGGTTCCTTCATTCAACACGATCCTGTCTCAAATTGAGGAGAAAGCTCCATTGAAGCGCAATGTCACGCAAGAAGAAGTCGCTGAAATGACCATCGCCATGCTCAGCAAACTGTCCAGCGGCGTCACCGGCGAAACAATCTACGTCGATGCCGGCTATCATATTATGGGTTGA
- the fabG gene encoding 3-oxoacyl-ACP reductase FabG: protein MGNRFSGKTAIVTGGSQGIGRKIVEEFATEGANVAILDVNQEGLEKTLKEMNEMGFDIAGIHASVTDRKQVEDAMESVFERFGSIDILVNNAGVTRDNLLFKMTDDDWLTVMDVHLRGAFYATQAVQQYMVNQRYGRIVTISSTSALGNRGQANYATAKAGLQGFTKTLAIELGKFGITANSVAPGFIETEMTKSTADRLGIPFEELVQASVRQIPVGRSGQPEDIANAVAFFADERSSFVNGQVLYVAGGPKN, encoded by the coding sequence ATGGGAAATCGTTTTTCAGGCAAGACCGCGATTGTGACGGGTGGGAGTCAAGGCATCGGCCGGAAAATCGTGGAGGAATTCGCAACGGAAGGAGCGAACGTCGCCATTTTGGATGTCAATCAGGAGGGGCTTGAGAAGACTTTAAAAGAAATGAATGAAATGGGATTTGACATTGCGGGTATCCATGCCAGTGTGACAGATCGCAAGCAGGTTGAAGATGCGATGGAATCTGTATTCGAGAGGTTCGGTTCAATCGATATTTTGGTGAATAATGCAGGCGTCACCCGGGATAATTTACTTTTCAAAATGACGGATGACGATTGGCTTACTGTGATGGATGTTCATTTGAGAGGGGCATTTTATGCAACTCAGGCAGTTCAGCAATACATGGTGAATCAGCGATACGGGCGCATTGTGACGATTTCTTCGACTTCTGCATTAGGGAATCGGGGACAGGCAAACTATGCAACGGCTAAAGCGGGGTTGCAAGGTTTTACGAAAACTTTAGCAATCGAGTTGGGCAAATTCGGTATTACCGCCAACTCCGTCGCACCGGGGTTTATTGAAACCGAAATGACAAAATCAACTGCGGATCGTTTGGGCATTCCTTTTGAAGAACTCGTTCAGGCAAGTGTTCGCCAGATTCCTGTTGGCCGAAGCGGTCAGCCTGAAGATATTGCCAATGCTGTCGCGTTTTTCGCGGATGAACGGTCTTCCTTCGTCAATGGGCAAGTACTGTATGTTGCAGGCGGTCCGAAAAACTAG
- the argC gene encoding N-acetyl-gamma-glutamyl-phosphate reductase, with translation MKVGIIGASGYGGLELIRFLHNHPEVEQITLFTSSEEGTIFSQKYSHLMNIFDQPLQRIENDRLAQFDVVFSSAPAGVASQLLPPLVGKGPKLIDLSGDFRLKDLALYEEWYKKEPAPAAAVAESVYGLTEWNKEAIADAQLIANPGCYPTAVLLSLLPLLKEQLIDPSQLIIDAKSGVSGAGNQPNQMTHFSETNENTAIYKLNQHQHIPEIEQAFSLFAHEAPPITFSTHLVPMTRGILSTSYAAVADGVTEQDLVNCLEEAYKGKPFVRIIREANKFGTNQVYGSNYCDIHVKVDPRTNRATIVSVIDNLVKGAAGQAIQNMNVQFGLDEAAGLELVPAFI, from the coding sequence ATGAAGGTTGGAATTATTGGAGCTTCAGGCTACGGTGGTCTCGAATTAATTCGTTTTCTTCATAACCATCCTGAAGTCGAACAAATAACTTTATTCACATCGTCTGAAGAAGGAACAATTTTTTCACAGAAATACTCACATCTTATGAATATATTTGATCAGCCGCTACAGCGGATTGAGAATGATAGATTGGCACAATTTGATGTTGTATTCTCGAGTGCACCCGCAGGCGTCGCAAGCCAGTTGTTGCCGCCTCTAGTTGGAAAAGGTCCGAAGCTAATTGATTTGTCCGGGGATTTCCGTTTGAAGGATTTGGCGCTCTATGAGGAATGGTATAAAAAAGAGCCGGCTCCGGCAGCCGCAGTGGCGGAAAGTGTATATGGCCTGACCGAGTGGAATAAAGAAGCGATTGCCGATGCGCAGCTGATTGCGAATCCAGGTTGCTATCCGACAGCGGTCCTTCTCTCGCTTTTGCCTTTATTGAAAGAGCAGCTGATCGATCCGTCCCAGCTCATCATCGATGCGAAAAGCGGTGTTTCCGGTGCGGGCAACCAACCGAATCAGATGACTCATTTCAGTGAGACGAATGAAAATACAGCTATTTATAAATTAAATCAGCACCAGCATATTCCGGAAATCGAGCAGGCATTTTCACTATTTGCTCACGAAGCACCGCCGATTACGTTCAGCACTCATCTTGTGCCGATGACACGGGGAATTCTCTCGACGAGCTACGCGGCGGTCGCGGACGGAGTGACGGAACAGGATCTCGTCAACTGTCTGGAAGAAGCGTACAAGGGCAAACCGTTCGTCCGGATTATCCGGGAAGCCAATAAATTCGGTACGAATCAAGTGTACGGTTCGAACTACTGCGATATCCATGTGAAAGTCGATCCACGAACCAATCGTGCTACCATCGTGTCTGTTATAGACAACTTGGTAAAAGGGGCGGCAGGGCAAGCGATCCAGAACATGAACGTCCAGTTCGGACTGGACGAAGCAGCGGGCCTCGAACTTGTCCCGGCATTCATCTAA
- the argJ gene encoding bifunctional ornithine acetyltransferase/N-acetylglutamate synthase — translation MTTKTVSMKRISGYNILSPKGFKADGIHCGLKHKKNDLGLLVSEVPANVAGVFTTNAVQAAPLYVTKEAIAQEGKMQAIIINSGNANACTGKQGMEDAYAMQEMTAEKLGIATHLVGVASTGVIGEKMNMVPIIKGIKKIEPSYGLEGSIQFSQALLTTDTVTKNTAYITVIDGKEITIAGTAKGSGMIEPNMATMLGFITTDANVETPHLQTALKTVTDLTFNAITVDGDTSTNDTVLLLANGLAENESLTPDHPEWDKFIQTLHAVAQDLAKMIAKDGEGATKLIETEVVGAISDEEARKIAKTVVGSPLVKTAVFGCDANWGRIIAAVGYSGATVDPNAISIQIGDTTVVESGEPVSFSEEHLREYLKQPEVKIVVQLHQGEGQGLAWGCDLTYDYVQINATYRT, via the coding sequence ATGACAACGAAAACAGTTTCCATGAAACGAATCTCAGGCTATAACATCCTTTCGCCGAAAGGATTTAAAGCGGACGGCATCCATTGCGGTCTGAAGCATAAAAAGAATGATCTCGGGTTGCTCGTCAGTGAAGTGCCTGCCAATGTCGCAGGTGTCTTTACGACAAATGCCGTCCAGGCGGCTCCTCTTTACGTCACGAAAGAAGCAATTGCCCAGGAAGGGAAGATGCAAGCGATCATCATCAATTCCGGCAATGCCAATGCGTGCACGGGCAAACAAGGTATGGAAGATGCATATGCCATGCAGGAAATGACGGCGGAAAAGCTTGGCATTGCGACTCATCTCGTAGGGGTCGCCTCCACAGGTGTCATCGGAGAAAAGATGAACATGGTCCCGATTATCAAAGGAATTAAAAAAATCGAGCCGAGCTATGGTCTGGAAGGTTCGATCCAGTTTTCCCAAGCGTTGTTGACGACAGATACGGTGACGAAAAACACTGCGTACATCACGGTCATCGATGGCAAGGAAATCACCATTGCCGGTACGGCGAAAGGCTCCGGGATGATCGAACCGAATATGGCGACGATGCTCGGGTTCATTACAACGGATGCGAATGTGGAGACGCCTCATTTGCAGACGGCGCTTAAAACGGTGACGGATTTGACATTCAACGCCATCACGGTTGATGGTGACACTTCGACGAATGACACGGTCCTCTTGTTGGCAAACGGCTTGGCGGAAAATGAATCCCTGACGCCGGACCACCCGGAGTGGGATAAATTCATTCAAACCTTACATGCCGTGGCACAAGACTTGGCGAAGATGATCGCAAAAGACGGTGAAGGGGCGACGAAACTGATCGAAACCGAAGTTGTCGGAGCCATCTCTGATGAAGAAGCACGGAAAATCGCCAAAACGGTCGTCGGTTCCCCATTAGTCAAAACTGCGGTCTTCGGTTGCGATGCGAACTGGGGACGAATTATCGCAGCGGTCGGCTATAGTGGCGCAACTGTCGATCCAAACGCGATCAGCATCCAGATCGGCGATACAACGGTCGTCGAAAGCGGAGAGCCGGTCAGCTTCTCGGAAGAGCATTTGCGTGAATACTTGAAACAGCCTGAAGTGAAAATTGTCGTCCAGCTTCATCAGGGAGAAGGGCAAGGATTGGCATGGGGGTGCGACTTGACATATGACTATGTCCAAATCAACGCCACTTACAGAACGTAA
- the argB gene encoding acetylglutamate kinase yields the protein MTMSKSTPLTERKRIVIKLGGSMLEGLSEQFFIQLKQLMADGVAPIIVHGGGPAINQELARSGVTSTAVNGIRVTSDEAIGIVQSTLIGKVNPALVHQLNSEGIAAIGLSGFDGQLITCSFLDEKVYGNVGEIQNIRTEVLEKVTDAGFMPVLSCIGVSEDGKPLNINGDTVASRIALAVEADSLLLVTDTPGIRIHDEVQQTVSPSSITKWIETGDIYGGMVPKVEAALACLSAGIPSVKIVDQHLSGTDIRSEGVTA from the coding sequence ATGACTATGTCCAAATCAACGCCACTTACAGAACGTAAGCGGATTGTCATTAAATTAGGCGGCAGCATGCTGGAAGGATTGAGCGAACAGTTCTTCATTCAGCTGAAACAATTGATGGCGGATGGAGTGGCTCCGATCATCGTCCATGGCGGCGGTCCGGCTATCAATCAAGAGCTTGCGAGAAGCGGTGTCACATCGACAGCGGTGAACGGTATCCGTGTTACGTCTGACGAGGCAATCGGCATCGTCCAATCAACATTGATCGGCAAAGTGAATCCGGCTTTGGTTCATCAGCTAAATAGCGAGGGCATTGCAGCGATCGGCTTGAGCGGATTCGATGGGCAACTGATTACATGCAGCTTCTTAGATGAAAAGGTATATGGCAATGTCGGGGAAATCCAGAACATCCGGACGGAAGTGTTGGAGAAGGTGACGGATGCCGGCTTCATGCCGGTACTATCCTGCATTGGCGTTTCTGAAGATGGCAAGCCTCTTAATATTAACGGGGATACCGTTGCAAGCCGGATTGCGCTTGCAGTGGAAGCGGATAGTCTGCTGCTCGTGACGGATACACCCGGCATCCGGATCCATGATGAAGTGCAACAAACCGTTTCGCCATCTTCCATTACAAAATGGATCGAGACTGGCGACATTTATGGCGGTATGGTGCCGAAAGTGGAAGCGGCTCTTGCTTGCTTGTCGGCGGGCATTCCGTCCGTCAAGATTGTTGATCAGCATTTAAGCGGGACGGATATACGCAGTGAGGGGGTTACGGCTTGA
- a CDS encoding acetylornithine transaminase, translating to MSALFNNYARRPVHLVEGQGTRVMDDQGKEYLDFTSGIAVVSLGHAHPAIVEAVQKQSEKLWHTSNIFASPEQEKLAASLVNDTHFGHVFFCNSGAEANEAAIKLARKHTQKHTIITFEQSFHGRTIATMSATGQKKVQEGFGPLLEKFKTIPYNDIDTLKAAVDDEVAAIMLEVIQGEGGVNPVSPEFAQAISDICQEKGILLIVDEVQTGIGRTGTRYAYEQTVLKPDIMSLAKGLGGGFPIGAMLGTPALFDAFGPGSHATTFGGNPLGVAVAQTVIDHVFQDDFLKQVNELSSYLVEQLKSVLPEDRFTVRGSGLLVGVACQEEVASYISKAEEAGLLVVQAGPHVIRLLPPLTVTKEEIDKAVELLASVLGIPVS from the coding sequence TTGAGTGCTTTATTCAACAACTATGCACGGCGACCGGTCCATCTTGTAGAGGGGCAAGGGACCCGCGTCATGGATGACCAAGGAAAAGAATATTTGGACTTCACGAGTGGGATTGCAGTTGTCAGTCTCGGGCATGCGCATCCGGCCATTGTGGAAGCCGTGCAAAAGCAAAGTGAAAAACTATGGCATACATCGAATATATTTGCTAGCCCGGAACAGGAAAAACTGGCTGCATCGCTTGTGAACGATACGCATTTCGGCCATGTCTTCTTCTGCAACAGTGGAGCGGAGGCGAACGAGGCGGCTATCAAATTGGCCCGCAAACATACGCAGAAGCATACGATCATCACATTTGAACAGTCTTTCCATGGCCGTACAATCGCGACCATGTCGGCAACCGGACAGAAAAAGGTCCAAGAAGGGTTCGGTCCATTGCTCGAGAAATTCAAGACGATCCCTTACAATGACATCGATACGCTGAAAGCCGCTGTTGATGATGAGGTGGCGGCGATCATGCTTGAGGTCATCCAAGGAGAAGGCGGCGTCAACCCGGTCAGTCCTGAGTTTGCGCAAGCCATTTCGGATATTTGCCAAGAGAAAGGCATTCTCCTCATTGTGGATGAAGTGCAGACTGGAATCGGGCGGACTGGTACACGCTATGCGTATGAGCAGACTGTTTTGAAACCGGATATCATGTCACTTGCAAAAGGATTGGGCGGAGGATTCCCAATCGGGGCGATGCTCGGAACCCCGGCTTTATTCGACGCGTTCGGTCCCGGCTCGCATGCGACGACGTTCGGCGGCAATCCACTTGGCGTGGCGGTGGCTCAGACGGTGATCGACCATGTATTCCAAGACGATTTCTTGAAGCAGGTAAATGAACTCTCTTCGTATTTGGTCGAGCAATTGAAGTCCGTTCTGCCGGAAGATCGCTTTACGGTCAGAGGCTCCGGTCTTCTTGTCGGTGTCGCTTGTCAAGAAGAAGTCGCATCGTATATTTCAAAAGCGGAAGAAGCCGGCCTGTTAGTCGTGCAGGCAGGGCCGCATGTCATTCGTCTCCTGCCGCCGCTCACCGTGACGAAAGAGGAGATCGACAAAGCTGTGGAACTGTTGGCATCTGTCCTCGGTATCCCGGTATCTTAA